In one Trichlorobacter lovleyi SZ genomic region, the following are encoded:
- a CDS encoding IS5-like element ISGlo5 family transposase, producing MRGTDVQNEALFAYVTPESFVPKDHPLRAIRSMADQALSEMSPLFDSMYADSGRSSIAPEKLLKAQLLMILFSIRSNRQLVEQIRYNFLYRWFLGMGLDDEIWDHSSFTKNHERLIGSDVAAEFLSRILAQAERKRLLSREHFTVDGTLIEAWASIKSFKPKDGPPSAGGGKNKSVDFKGKQLKNDTHSSSTDPNARLYRKGNTKEAKLCYQGHTLMENRNGLIVKTSVTTATGTGEREAAKAMIRQLPRTTRRITVGADKGYDTEGFVKELRQINVTPHVAQNNTRRKSGIDGRTTAHPNYSISQRIRKRIEEGFGWMKTIGRLRKTMYRGIEKIAWQLDLHAAAYNLVRMKNLGLGVT from the coding sequence ATGCGCGGAACTGATGTCCAGAATGAAGCTCTTTTTGCCTATGTGACGCCTGAGTCATTTGTACCCAAGGATCATCCCCTGCGTGCTATTCGCAGTATGGCTGATCAGGCACTTTCCGAGATGAGCCCGCTCTTTGACAGCATGTATGCCGATTCCGGTCGTTCTTCCATTGCCCCGGAGAAGCTGCTGAAAGCACAACTGCTGATGATACTGTTCAGCATCCGCAGTAACCGGCAACTGGTAGAGCAGATCCGCTACAACTTCCTGTACCGCTGGTTCCTTGGCATGGGACTGGATGATGAAATCTGGGATCACTCCAGCTTCACTAAGAACCATGAACGGTTAATTGGCTCTGATGTGGCCGCAGAGTTTCTATCCCGTATCCTTGCTCAGGCAGAGCGCAAGCGTCTCCTGTCCCGAGAGCACTTCACCGTTGACGGCACCTTGATTGAGGCATGGGCCTCCATCAAGAGCTTCAAGCCCAAAGACGGTCCGCCATCTGCCGGTGGTGGCAAAAATAAATCAGTTGATTTCAAAGGCAAACAACTCAAAAACGACACTCATTCTTCCAGCACTGATCCAAACGCCAGACTGTACCGCAAGGGCAACACCAAAGAGGCCAAGCTCTGCTACCAGGGACACACCTTGATGGAGAATAGAAACGGTCTGATCGTCAAGACCAGCGTCACCACGGCAACCGGTACCGGAGAGCGTGAAGCCGCCAAGGCCATGATCAGACAATTGCCTCGTACTACCCGGCGTATCACCGTCGGTGCAGACAAAGGATACGACACCGAAGGCTTTGTCAAAGAGCTCAGGCAAATCAACGTCACGCCGCATGTGGCTCAGAACAACACCAGAAGGAAATCAGGCATTGATGGCAGAACCACCGCTCATCCGAATTACAGCATAAGCCAAAGGATCAGAAAACGGATCGAGGAAGGCTTTGGCTGGATGAAGACCATCGGCAGACTGAGAAAGACCATGTATCGAGGCATTGAGAAGATTGCCTGGCAGCTTGATCTCCATGCAGCGGCCTACAACCTGGTACGCATGAAAAACCTGGGGCTCGGTGTCACCTGA
- a CDS encoding CopG family ribbon-helix-helix protein has translation MNTMSTKVLTAHIPIPLAEQVDQIAARLERSRGWIVKQALSAWVGQEEERRRLTLEAMADVDAGHVVNHLDVKAWADSLGTEAPLPVPH, from the coding sequence ATGAATACAATGAGCACCAAAGTTCTGACTGCACATATTCCAATCCCGCTTGCAGAGCAGGTTGATCAGATTGCCGCACGACTAGAGCGTTCTCGCGGATGGATTGTAAAACAGGCTTTAAGCGCCTGGGTTGGGCAAGAAGAAGAGCGTCGTCGTCTGACACTGGAGGCTATGGCAGATGTTGACGCTGGGCACGTTGTTAACCACCTGGATGTCAAAGCCTGGGCTGATAGCCTTGGCACCGAAGCGCCACTTCCGGTGCCGCACTAA
- a CDS encoding type II toxin-antitoxin system RelE/ParE family toxin → MTIKWTSKALSDLVRLYEFLSVKDKLAAARIVQLLSSAPDRLMDQARIGEKLEEFDPREVRRIVVGRYEMRYEIQESVISVLRIWHTREDR, encoded by the coding sequence ATGACAATAAAGTGGACCAGCAAAGCCCTGTCAGATTTGGTACGCCTGTATGAGTTTTTATCTGTAAAAGACAAGTTAGCTGCTGCTCGTATAGTGCAATTGTTGTCATCCGCACCAGATAGACTTATGGATCAAGCAAGAATAGGTGAAAAGCTCGAAGAGTTTGACCCGCGCGAAGTCCGACGTATTGTTGTTGGTAGATACGAAATGCGCTATGAAATACAAGAGTCTGTTATTTCAGTGCTCCGGATCTGGCATACACGAGAAGATCGATAA
- a CDS encoding sigma-54 interaction domain-containing protein, with translation MSKSPRHTPVTTPATTDAILESISDGVFTVDPEWRITSFNRAAEEITGISRRDAIGRLCSEVFRSNMCETDCALRKTLKNGRPIIGRSGYIIDEEGNRIPISLSTAVLKDSNGKVVGGAETFRDLSEVETLRHELEGRFHVGEIVSRSPLMQRLFEVIPSIAVSPSTVLLNGETGTGKELMARTIHSLSKHSSGPFVALNCGALPDTLLESELFGYKAGAFTGATKDKPGRFALAKGGTLFLDEIGEVSPALQVRLLRVLQEHCYEPLGGTTPVTTDARIIVATNRDLAELTRNGTFREDLYYRVNVVRIELPPLRRRKEDLPLLVEQFIAKFNRLHHATVRGMAPEALSLLMAHDWPGNVRELENVIERAFVLCPDGTIEIRHLPDELTLHGSRSVGHASLQDARSQLEAQTIQAALERNNYNRLATAKALGMHKTSLFRKIRQLGIPLPEKDGRSKQ, from the coding sequence ATGAGTAAATCCCCGCGACATACCCCCGTTACGACACCAGCCACCACTGATGCAATCCTTGAAAGCATCTCCGATGGTGTCTTTACTGTTGATCCTGAGTGGAGGATTACCTCCTTTAACCGGGCAGCGGAAGAGATTACCGGCATCTCACGCAGGGATGCCATTGGGCGGCTCTGTTCGGAAGTGTTCCGTTCCAACATGTGCGAGACCGATTGCGCCCTGCGCAAAACCCTGAAAAACGGCAGGCCGATCATCGGGCGTTCCGGCTATATCATTGATGAAGAGGGAAACCGCATCCCGATCAGTCTTTCGACAGCAGTATTGAAGGACAGCAATGGCAAAGTGGTGGGTGGGGCCGAGACCTTTCGGGATCTGAGTGAGGTGGAGACCCTGCGCCATGAGCTTGAGGGACGTTTTCATGTGGGGGAGATTGTCAGCCGCAGTCCCCTGATGCAGCGTCTGTTTGAGGTGATTCCCTCCATTGCGGTCAGTCCCAGTACGGTTCTGCTGAACGGCGAGACCGGAACCGGCAAAGAGCTGATGGCGCGGACCATCCATAGTCTGAGCAAGCACAGTAGCGGGCCGTTTGTGGCGCTTAACTGCGGTGCGTTGCCGGATACCCTGCTGGAGTCAGAGCTGTTCGGCTACAAGGCCGGAGCCTTTACCGGAGCCACCAAGGACAAGCCGGGCCGCTTTGCCCTGGCCAAAGGCGGCACCCTGTTTCTGGATGAGATCGGTGAAGTGAGTCCGGCATTGCAGGTCCGCCTGCTGCGGGTCCTGCAGGAACACTGCTATGAGCCGCTGGGCGGTACGACCCCGGTAACAACCGATGCGCGGATCATTGTTGCCACCAATCGTGACCTGGCAGAGTTGACCCGTAACGGGACCTTTCGTGAGGATCTCTACTACCGGGTAAATGTAGTGCGGATCGAGCTGCCACCGCTTCGACGGCGCAAAGAGGATCTGCCGCTGCTGGTGGAGCAGTTTATTGCCAAGTTCAACCGTCTGCACCATGCCACGGTGCGGGGCATGGCGCCTGAGGCGCTTTCGTTGCTGATGGCCCATGACTGGCCCGGCAACGTGCGAGAACTGGAAAACGTGATTGAGCGGGCCTTTGTACTCTGCCCGGATGGCACGATTGAAATCAGGCATCTGCCGGATGAACTGACCCTCCATGGCAGCCGCTCTGTTGGTCATGCTTCTCTGCAGGATGCCCGTTCCCAGCTGGAGGCCCAGACCATTCAGGCTGCTCTGGAACGCAACAACTATAACCGCCTGGCAACGGCCAAGGCGTTAGGCATGCATAAGACCTCGCTGTTCCGCAAGATCAGACAACTCGGCATTCCCCTGCCGGAAAAAGATGGGCGTTCAAAACAGTAG
- a CDS encoding NifB/NifX family molybdenum-iron cluster-binding protein → MRTAFSLWNERIAPVFDVARHLWIVDAEDGRIIGQTGRRFSSDDPKERALRLTTMQVEQLVCGAITRSSYEALAERGIQVVSFIAGDLDQVVHACLADQLKDGKLKMPGCHRGKRHGARRYPGRDACVMRSEPTRE, encoded by the coding sequence ATGAGAACAGCCTTTTCCCTCTGGAACGAACGGATAGCACCGGTGTTTGATGTTGCCAGACATCTCTGGATTGTTGATGCAGAGGATGGCCGGATCATTGGTCAGACAGGTCGTAGATTTTCCAGTGATGATCCGAAGGAGCGAGCACTGCGGCTGACAACCATGCAGGTGGAGCAGTTAGTCTGTGGCGCCATCACCCGCAGTTCTTATGAGGCATTGGCTGAGCGGGGCATTCAGGTGGTCTCGTTTATTGCCGGAGATCTTGATCAGGTAGTGCATGCCTGTCTGGCGGATCAGCTGAAGGATGGAAAGCTGAAAATGCCGGGCTGTCACCGGGGCAAGCGGCACGGCGCACGACGCTATCCCGGCAGAGACGCGTGCGTCATGAGGTCAGAGCCTACAAGGGAGTAA
- a CDS encoding DUF5320 domain-containing protein: protein MPNRNGQGPMGAGSGTGRGRGVCNRNKQPGMLNQEASQDQVAAEPQRPDPGCRGPQGCGTGKGHRKNSCGSGRGQR from the coding sequence ATGCCAAACAGAAATGGACAAGGACCAATGGGAGCCGGTTCAGGAACCGGACGTGGACGTGGAGTATGTAACAGAAATAAACAGCCGGGGATGCTGAATCAGGAAGCCTCTCAGGATCAGGTGGCGGCTGAACCGCAACGCCCTGATCCAGGCTGCAGGGGACCGCAAGGGTGCGGTACTGGCAAGGGACATCGTAAAAACAGCTGTGGCAGCGGGCGAGGCCAACGCTAG
- a CDS encoding NifB/NifX family molybdenum-iron cluster-binding protein produces the protein MNTIAFTTAGQELAAALDPRFGRAANFLIYDTDQKTTRIIENQQGRSASQGAGIQAAETIVRAGVDALVTGHCGPKAFKVLDAAGVKVFNCTAATVDEALQQLQAGKLTAAENSDVEGHW, from the coding sequence ATGAATACCATTGCATTTACCACCGCCGGACAGGAGCTTGCTGCTGCACTTGATCCGCGTTTCGGGCGGGCAGCAAATTTCCTGATCTACGATACAGATCAAAAAACCACACGGATTATTGAAAACCAACAGGGCCGCAGCGCTTCCCAGGGGGCAGGCATACAGGCAGCAGAAACCATTGTGCGTGCCGGTGTTGATGCCCTGGTAACCGGCCATTGCGGCCCCAAGGCCTTTAAGGTGCTGGATGCTGCCGGGGTAAAAGTTTTTAACTGCACTGCTGCAACTGTTGATGAGGCCCTGCAACAGTTACAGGCAGGCAAGCTGACAGCTGCAGAAAACTCTGATGTCGAAGGGCACTGGTAA
- a CDS encoding nucleotide-binding protein translates to MAASSRNRSYRIAVASGKGGTGKTTVALNLAAMFGEPLQLADCDVEEPNVNLFLRCDQVEATEVTMLVPEVDQQRCNGCGACGELCQFRGIVAIGTRALVFPELCHGCGGCALVCPTGAITERPHRIGTISAGQSGAIRLIEGRLEVGVSLVPPVIRAVRDGLMDGIPAILDAPPGTSCPVVATLRESDYLLLVTDPTPFGLHDLKLAVALARELNLACGVVVNRAGEDLVGLYGYCRSENLPVLLSLPDDRQIAEITSRGDLVARVLPEYGLMFAELAEKLKQELGTTGGTP, encoded by the coding sequence ATGGCGGCGTCATCCCGGAACAGGTCATACAGAATAGCGGTTGCTTCCGGCAAAGGTGGTACCGGCAAGACCACGGTTGCCCTGAATCTGGCTGCCATGTTTGGAGAACCGCTACAGCTGGCGGATTGTGATGTTGAAGAGCCCAACGTCAATCTGTTTCTGCGTTGCGATCAGGTGGAGGCAACAGAAGTTACCATGCTGGTGCCGGAGGTTGATCAGCAGCGCTGTAACGGTTGTGGCGCCTGTGGTGAACTGTGCCAGTTTCGCGGGATTGTTGCCATCGGAACCAGGGCGCTGGTGTTTCCGGAGCTGTGTCATGGCTGCGGCGGCTGTGCCCTGGTCTGCCCAACCGGAGCCATAACTGAGCGCCCCCACCGGATCGGCACGATCTCCGCAGGGCAATCCGGTGCCATCAGGTTGATTGAAGGCAGGCTGGAGGTGGGGGTCTCGCTGGTTCCGCCGGTGATCAGAGCGGTGCGGGATGGTCTGATGGACGGGATTCCTGCCATTCTTGATGCCCCTCCAGGTACTTCCTGTCCGGTGGTGGCCACCCTGCGTGAGTCTGATTATCTGCTGCTGGTTACTGATCCGACCCCCTTTGGCCTGCATGACCTCAAGCTGGCTGTTGCCCTGGCCCGTGAGCTGAATCTGGCCTGCGGTGTGGTGGTAAACCGGGCAGGAGAGGATCTGGTCGGCCTGTATGGTTACTGCCGGTCAGAAAACCTGCCGGTACTGCTTTCACTGCCGGATGACCGCCAGATAGCGGAAATCACCTCCCGGGGGGATCTGGTTGCCAGGGTACTGCCGGAATACGGTCTGATGTTTGCCGAGCTGGCCGAAAAGCTGAAACAGGAGTTGGGAACAACAGGAGGTACGCCATGA
- a CDS encoding ATP-binding protein, with translation MSKEHIRELVVLSGKGGTGKTSVTASFALLAKKAVLADCDVDAADLHLLLTPMVEQRHAFMSGHEAVIRQQDCTGCGICMDSCRFDAIRREDISYRIDPVACEGCGVCYRLCPVKAIDFPDRVCGEWMVSGTRCGPMVHAQLGVAAENSGKLVTTVREQAWAVAVDKRIPLIISDGPPGIGCPVIASLSGVSLAVVITEPTVSGLHDLQRLLALARHFSVPTAVCVNKWDINPQQTERIEAAAEAAGAAILGRIRYDRSVTQAQLQQKAVVELEAAAGDDIRVVWKQVTELL, from the coding sequence ATGAGCAAGGAGCATATCCGCGAACTGGTGGTACTGTCCGGCAAAGGCGGCACCGGCAAAACCAGTGTTACCGCCTCGTTTGCCCTGCTGGCAAAAAAAGCGGTGCTGGCTGACTGTGATGTTGATGCTGCTGATCTGCATCTGCTGCTGACGCCGATGGTTGAACAGCGCCATGCCTTCATGAGTGGTCATGAAGCGGTGATCCGTCAGCAGGATTGCACCGGCTGCGGCATCTGCATGGATAGCTGCCGTTTTGATGCGATCCGTCGTGAAGACATCAGCTACCGGATTGATCCGGTGGCCTGTGAAGGCTGCGGTGTCTGCTATCGGCTCTGTCCGGTCAAGGCGATTGATTTTCCTGATCGGGTCTGCGGTGAATGGATGGTCTCCGGTACCCGTTGTGGCCCGATGGTGCATGCCCAACTGGGAGTGGCAGCAGAGAACTCGGGCAAGCTGGTTACCACCGTGCGGGAACAGGCCTGGGCTGTGGCGGTGGATAAGCGGATTCCGCTGATCATCTCAGACGGTCCTCCCGGTATCGGCTGTCCGGTAATTGCATCATTAAGTGGCGTTTCACTGGCCGTGGTGATTACCGAGCCAACCGTATCCGGCCTGCATGATCTGCAGCGTCTGTTGGCCCTGGCCCGTCATTTTTCTGTGCCAACCGCAGTCTGTGTCAACAAGTGGGATATCAACCCGCAGCAGACCGAGCGGATCGAGGCAGCAGCAGAAGCTGCCGGTGCAGCGATACTGGGGCGTATCCGTTATGACCGTTCCGTAACCCAGGCCCAGCTGCAGCAAAAAGCGGTGGTGGAGCTTGAAGCAGCAGCCGGTGATGATATTCGCGTTGTCTGGAAACAGGTAACAGAGTTGTTATAA
- a CDS encoding Mrp/NBP35 family ATP-binding protein, translating into MDAAQQQTPQQEQSCPPSACESCSSSSCSATSKKLTETEQEFEDRRRLASRLCRIKHKIVVLSGKGGVGKSTVAVNLAMGLHLAGKKVGLLDVDIHGPSVPTMLGLEKSQVLEGNGELVPVDLNGMKVISLGFFLKEQDEAVIWRGAMKTGVITQFIRDVAWGDLDYLIVDSPPGTGDEPLSVCQTLEDADGAVIVTTPQKVAAVDVRKSISFCRQINLPVLGVIENMNGFVCPKCGELTAVFQSGGGKLMADDMGVPFLGSVPIDPRISEAGDSGVAFLQRYADSTTAGLFQSLIIPVMEELEAAQL; encoded by the coding sequence ATGGACGCAGCACAGCAGCAAACCCCGCAGCAGGAACAATCCTGCCCACCTTCAGCATGTGAATCATGTTCATCCAGCAGTTGCTCGGCAACCAGCAAAAAGCTGACTGAAACCGAGCAGGAGTTTGAAGACCGCCGTCGTCTGGCCTCGCGCCTGTGCAGGATCAAGCACAAGATTGTGGTGCTGTCCGGCAAAGGCGGGGTTGGCAAAAGCACGGTGGCGGTCAATCTTGCCATGGGGCTGCATCTGGCAGGCAAGAAGGTCGGTTTGCTGGATGTGGATATCCATGGTCCCAGCGTACCCACCATGCTTGGCCTTGAGAAGAGCCAGGTTTTGGAAGGCAATGGCGAGCTGGTACCGGTTGATCTGAACGGTATGAAGGTCATCTCGCTGGGGTTCTTTCTGAAAGAACAGGATGAAGCGGTGATCTGGCGCGGTGCCATGAAGACCGGCGTGATTACCCAGTTTATCCGTGACGTGGCCTGGGGTGACTTGGACTACCTGATTGTTGATTCACCTCCGGGCACCGGTGATGAACCACTTTCGGTCTGCCAGACCCTGGAGGATGCAGATGGCGCGGTGATCGTCACCACCCCCCAGAAGGTTGCAGCGGTAGATGTCCGTAAATCCATCTCCTTCTGTCGTCAGATCAATCTGCCGGTGCTAGGGGTGATCGAGAATATGAACGGCTTTGTCTGCCCCAAATGCGGGGAGCTGACTGCGGTCTTCCAGTCAGGTGGCGGCAAGTTGATGGCCGATGATATGGGGGTGCCGTTTCTGGGGTCAGTACCGATTGATCCCCGGATTTCCGAAGCAGGGGATAGTGGAGTAGCATTTTTGCAACGGTATGCCGACTCCACCACTGCAGGGCTGTTCCAGTCACTGATAATTCCGGTTATGGAAGAGCTGGAGGCGGCACAATTATGA
- the gabD gene encoding NADP-dependent succinate-semialdehyde dehydrogenase has protein sequence MRLNDPSLLRQSCYLNGQWLAADSGKTIDVTNPATGEVLGTIPKMGTAETRRAIEAANAAWPAWRVKTAKERATILRRWFELMLENQEDLAIIMTAEQGKPLAESRGEISYAASFIEWFAEEGKRLYGDTIPAHGRDKRIVVIKEPIGVCAAITPWNFPSAMITRKAGPALAAGCTMVVKPATATPFSALALAELGERAGIPAGVFSVITGSSSEIGTEMTSNPIVRKLTFTGSTEIGKQLTAQCAATMKKVSMELGGNAPFIVFDDADLDAAVEGAIASKYRNTGQTCVCTNRLLVQAGVYDLFAEKLATAVAKMRVGDGLKDDVQQGPLIDEASVQKVEEHIHDAVSKGARIALGGKRHELGGTFFQPTILCDVTPQMLVAREETFGPVAPIFKFTTDAEAIKMANDTEFGLASYFYTRDIGRVWRVAEALEYGMVGINTGLVSTEIAPFGGVKESGIGREGSKYGIEEFCEVKYLCMGGIE, from the coding sequence GTGCGCCTGAACGACCCATCCCTTTTACGCCAATCCTGTTACCTGAACGGCCAGTGGCTTGCTGCTGACAGCGGCAAGACCATTGATGTCACCAACCCTGCCACCGGTGAAGTTCTGGGCACTATTCCCAAAATGGGTACTGCTGAAACCCGTCGTGCCATAGAGGCAGCCAATGCAGCCTGGCCAGCCTGGCGGGTAAAGACCGCCAAAGAACGGGCAACCATCCTGCGGCGCTGGTTTGAACTGATGCTGGAAAACCAGGAAGACCTGGCCATTATCATGACTGCCGAGCAGGGCAAGCCGTTGGCTGAATCCCGTGGTGAGATATCCTACGCAGCCTCATTCATTGAATGGTTTGCCGAAGAAGGCAAACGGCTCTATGGAGACACCATCCCTGCCCATGGCCGTGACAAGCGGATTGTGGTCATCAAAGAACCGATCGGTGTCTGTGCTGCCATCACCCCATGGAACTTCCCCTCTGCCATGATTACCCGTAAAGCAGGCCCAGCCCTGGCTGCCGGTTGCACCATGGTGGTCAAACCTGCCACCGCCACCCCTTTCTCGGCACTGGCCCTGGCTGAACTGGGTGAACGGGCTGGCATCCCTGCCGGGGTATTCAGCGTCATCACCGGTTCATCCAGTGAAATCGGCACTGAAATGACCTCCAACCCGATTGTGCGCAAACTGACCTTTACCGGCTCCACTGAGATCGGCAAGCAGTTGACCGCCCAATGCGCTGCCACCATGAAGAAGGTCTCCATGGAACTGGGTGGTAATGCACCGTTTATTGTCTTTGATGATGCGGATCTGGATGCGGCCGTGGAAGGAGCCATCGCCTCCAAGTACCGCAACACCGGACAGACCTGTGTCTGCACCAACCGCCTGCTGGTACAGGCTGGTGTCTATGACCTGTTTGCAGAGAAACTGGCAACCGCAGTTGCCAAGATGCGGGTGGGTGATGGCCTCAAGGATGATGTCCAGCAGGGACCACTGATTGATGAGGCCTCAGTACAAAAAGTGGAAGAGCATATCCATGATGCTGTATCCAAAGGGGCCCGCATAGCATTAGGCGGCAAACGCCATGAACTGGGCGGCACCTTCTTCCAGCCCACCATCCTCTGTGATGTAACCCCCCAGATGCTGGTGGCACGGGAAGAGACCTTTGGACCGGTGGCGCCGATCTTCAAATTCACCACTGATGCAGAAGCAATAAAAATGGCCAACGACACGGAATTCGGTCTGGCCTCCTACTTCTATACCCGTGACATCGGCAGGGTCTGGCGGGTGGCAGAGGCATTGGAATACGGCATGGTGGGGATCAACACCGGCCTGGTCTCCACCGAAATCGCCCCCTTTGGTGGCGTCAAAGAATCAGGCATCGGCCGTGAAGGTTCCAAGTACGGTATCGAGGAGTTCTGTGAAGTGAAGTACCTCTGTATGGGCGGAATAGAGTGA
- a CDS encoding NifB/NifX family molybdenum-iron cluster-binding protein, which produces MRVAIPVAGGRLAAHFGHCETFALLDIELHRRHLSGRQDVAAPPHEPGLLPHWLAEQGVEMIIAGGMGQRAQDLFLQNGITVYVGAPAVEPELLVQKFMTGSLSLGTNCCDH; this is translated from the coding sequence ATGAGAGTAGCAATACCAGTAGCAGGGGGAAGACTGGCAGCCCATTTCGGCCATTGTGAAACATTTGCGCTGCTTGATATCGAGCTGCACCGACGCCATTTGTCCGGCCGTCAAGATGTGGCGGCTCCTCCCCATGAACCAGGTCTTTTGCCCCATTGGCTGGCTGAACAGGGTGTTGAGATGATCATTGCCGGGGGTATGGGGCAACGTGCTCAGGACCTGTTTCTGCAAAATGGTATTACGGTCTATGTTGGTGCCCCTGCAGTTGAGCCTGAACTACTGGTGCAGAAGTTTATGACCGGTTCCCTCTCTCTTGGGACCAACTGCTGTGATCATTAA
- a CDS encoding sigma-54-dependent transcriptional regulator, with the protein MDAVKKLLVIDDEPAIREGVRRILESESFQVETFANGHAALERIKQEPFDLVVTDLKMPGISGMEVLKAIKEIQPDLPVIFITGYSSVDSAVEVMKLGAVDYIAKPFTPEEMLSTIRLALEQRVVDLGDLYLLKELRDGEGFDRFVGKSHEMVKVYRRIMQVAPTDSTVLITGESGTGKELVARAIHKHSQRRDHPFVAVDCTSLVENLLESELFGHVKGSFTGAMHTKTGLFKVAEGGTLFLDEVSNLSLTTQAKLLRVLQEREVTPIGGTQPTPINIRLVAATNRSLREMVAEGTFREDLFFRLNIIPMDLPPLRERTGDIPLLVGHTVRTVAEEVGKDIKGVTAGAMQVLQSYSFPGNVRELENIIERAVVLAEDSLITPDDLELNHAASPTVLLDYTAVPLSVEELKETKRHLREQAVEDIEKAFVVNALQRNRGNITRAAEETGMLRPNFQAMMKKLGISARDYVEA; encoded by the coding sequence ATGGATGCGGTAAAAAAACTGCTGGTAATTGACGATGAGCCTGCCATTCGCGAAGGGGTTCGCAGAATTCTGGAATCAGAATCGTTCCAGGTGGAGACCTTTGCCAATGGCCATGCTGCCCTGGAGCGGATCAAGCAGGAACCGTTCGATCTGGTGGTTACGGACCTGAAGATGCCCGGTATCAGCGGCATGGAAGTCCTGAAGGCTATCAAGGAGATCCAGCCGGATCTGCCGGTAATTTTTATTACCGGCTACTCATCGGTGGACAGTGCGGTAGAGGTGATGAAGCTGGGGGCGGTTGATTACATTGCCAAGCCGTTTACCCCGGAAGAGATGCTGAGTACCATCAGGCTGGCCCTTGAACAGCGGGTTGTTGATCTTGGCGATCTGTACCTGCTCAAAGAGTTGCGGGATGGTGAAGGGTTTGACCGTTTTGTGGGGAAGAGCCACGAGATGGTCAAGGTCTATCGCCGGATCATGCAGGTTGCCCCCACTGACAGCACGGTGCTGATTACCGGTGAGTCCGGCACCGGTAAGGAGCTGGTGGCCCGCGCTATTCATAAGCACAGTCAACGGCGGGATCATCCCTTTGTGGCGGTGGACTGCACCTCGTTGGTGGAAAATCTGTTGGAGTCCGAGCTGTTCGGCCACGTCAAGGGCTCATTTACCGGGGCGATGCATACTAAGACCGGTCTGTTCAAGGTGGCAGAAGGGGGCACCCTGTTTCTGGATGAGGTCTCCAACCTGAGTCTTACCACCCAGGCCAAACTGCTGCGGGTGCTGCAGGAACGGGAAGTGACACCGATCGGTGGCACCCAGCCGACCCCGATCAATATCAGGCTGGTGGCCGCTACCAACCGCAGTCTGCGGGAGATGGTGGCTGAAGGTACCTTTCGGGAAGACCTGTTCTTCCGGCTGAATATCATCCCGATGGATCTGCCGCCTTTGCGGGAGCGTACCGGTGACATACCGCTGCTGGTGGGACATACCGTACGCACGGTGGCTGAAGAGGTGGGCAAGGATATCAAGGGAGTAACTGCCGGTGCGATGCAGGTACTGCAGAGTTACAGCTTCCCCGGCAATGTGCGTGAGCTTGAAAATATCATTGAGCGGGCTGTAGTGCTGGCTGAAGACAGCCTGATCACCCCGGATGATCTGGAGCTGAACCATGCCGCAAGCCCGACCGTACTGCTGGATTATACGGCTGTGCCGCTGAGCGTTGAGGAGTTGAAAGAGACCAAACGCCATCTGCGGGAACAGGCGGTGGAAGATATTGAAAAGGCCTTTGTGGTGAATGCCCTGCAACGTAACCGTGGCAATATCACCCGCGCAGCTGAAGAGACCGGCATGCTACGCCCCAATTTTCAGGCCATGATGAAGAAGCTCGGCATATCGGCCCGGGATTATGTTGAGGCCTGA